One genomic region from Campylobacter concisus encodes:
- a CDS encoding TonB C-terminal domain-containing protein: protein MSNKVKFPTLSSFLVASCIYVTIILILFIKLTFFVEPPKKYTDDKDAIMDVVMVDREVDQTIKAPKQADEVVKETKPEPKKESEEDKQETTNKPVVPDEPLPTPSLPTPPKEEPKPEPKKPEPKPEILKPSEEPKEDVKPEPKPEPKPTPKPVEKPKPKEPNIKDLFSDIDSTKLKKDDGIKKAESKVQSRKKSEASSSKAAKEASDIIKSLKIDQNPTAPKSQMTGTYDKLFGEITKQIERRWQSYKADSANLAKVKVMIDQSGNFSYEILELSYNEEFNAKVRECLEKLTTEKFPFNPDKSTTFNLNLEDKIN, encoded by the coding sequence ATGTCAAATAAAGTTAAATTTCCAACGCTTAGTTCGTTTCTTGTAGCATCTTGTATTTACGTTACAATTATACTTATTTTATTTATAAAGCTTACATTTTTTGTAGAACCTCCTAAGAAATATACCGATGATAAAGATGCTATTATGGATGTGGTTATGGTTGATAGAGAAGTTGATCAAACCATTAAAGCTCCAAAACAAGCAGATGAAGTAGTTAAAGAGACAAAGCCCGAACCAAAAAAGGAGTCTGAAGAAGATAAGCAAGAGACTACAAATAAGCCTGTTGTACCAGATGAACCATTACCTACCCCAAGCTTACCAACTCCTCCAAAAGAGGAACCAAAACCTGAGCCTAAAAAACCAGAACCAAAACCAGAAATTTTAAAACCAAGTGAAGAACCCAAAGAAGATGTTAAGCCAGAGCCAAAACCTGAGCCTAAGCCTACACCAAAACCAGTTGAAAAGCCAAAACCAAAAGAGCCAAATATAAAAGACCTCTTTAGTGACATAGATTCTACGAAACTTAAAAAAGATGATGGTATAAAAAAGGCCGAAAGTAAAGTGCAAAGCCGTAAAAAAAGCGAAGCTTCTAGTTCAAAAGCCGCAAAAGAAGCTAGTGATATAATAAAGAGTTTAAAGATAGATCAAAATCCAACTGCTCCAAAATCGCAAATGACAGGTACTTATGATAAATTATTTGGTGAGATAACAAAACAAATAGAAAGAAGATGGCAAAGCTATAAGGCCGACTCTGCAAATTTAGCTAAAGTTAAAGTTATGATAGATCAGAGCGGAAATTTTAGCTATGAAATTTTAGAGCTATCATATAATGAAGAATTTAACGCAAAAGTAAGAGAGTGCTTAGAGAAACTTACAACGGAGAAATTTCCATTCAATCCAGACAAAAGCACTACTTTTAATTTAAATTTAGAAGATAAAATAAACTAA
- a CDS encoding tetratricopeptide repeat protein, with protein MNKKSIIVALIGATISATLGQEISAFDAGNMDSANPYGLTDNEKVTLNNKRSVQNIEENMNSVLEQLQGLQSLFESMSARMNKLEQRINDIETKVNGGISDSGVSLTSLKAYVDETRDIQDKNYKNITAALNKLGAIMDKNAAQPKQNANQKQQNKPTSNFSGKSDKDILADGIKLLNSGNSTEAAEYFEYLNKKGYKTGATNYYLGEVAYSQKSYSTAIQYYKKSIQDEDKADYTPKLLYHTAISFDKIGDTQSANRFYKALKVGYPDSKEAKASPNRN; from the coding sequence ATGAACAAAAAATCAATTATAGTGGCTCTGATTGGAGCCACTATCTCCGCTACCCTTGGCCAAGAGATTTCAGCTTTTGATGCTGGCAATATGGATAGTGCGAATCCATATGGTCTAACTGACAATGAAAAAGTTACCTTAAATAATAAGCGAAGTGTTCAAAATATTGAAGAGAATATGAATAGTGTTTTAGAACAACTTCAAGGTTTGCAAAGCTTGTTTGAAAGCATGAGTGCTAGAATGAATAAGCTTGAGCAAAGAATAAATGATATAGAGACGAAGGTAAATGGTGGCATAAGTGATTCTGGTGTAAGTTTGACATCACTAAAGGCTTATGTTGATGAAACTAGAGATATACAAGACAAAAACTACAAAAATATTACTGCTGCCTTAAATAAATTAGGTGCAATAATGGATAAAAATGCTGCCCAACCAAAGCAAAATGCAAATCAAAAACAACAAAATAAGCCAACTTCAAATTTTAGTGGAAAAAGCGATAAAGATATTTTGGCTGATGGCATTAAACTTTTAAATTCTGGCAATAGCACAGAAGCAGCTGAATATTTTGAATATTTAAATAAAAAAGGCTATAAAACTGGTGCAACAAATTATTATTTAGGTGAAGTTGCTTACAGTCAAAAATCATACAGCACAGCTATACAATACTACAAAAAAAGCATACAGGACGAAGATAAGGCTGACTATACACCAAAACTTCTATATCACACAGCTATAAGCTTTGATAAGATAGGTGATACGCAAAGTGCAAATAGATTTTATAAGGCTTTAAAAGTCGGTTATCCAGATAGCAAAGAAGCCAAAGCCTCTCCCAATAGAAACTAA
- a CDS encoding FKBP-type peptidyl-prolyl cis-trans isomerase — MIVSKDQVITMFYELKDANTGEILESNMQEGGQISFITGHGHIIEKLEEEVSKLKSGERATISVKAAEGCGEYNNEAIQSLPKEQFAGIDLHEGMELFGQNEDGSSVRVIVKEIRDDEVTVDFNHPYAGKDLLFNVEVLEVRDATEDEKATGMVAGAHTCGCGGHDHDHDHEHECCGGHGHGHGHGHEDGGCGCGGHGHHHH; from the coding sequence ATTATTGTGAGTAAAGATCAAGTTATAACTATGTTTTACGAACTAAAAGATGCTAACACTGGTGAAATTTTAGAGTCAAACATGCAAGAAGGTGGCCAAATTTCATTTATAACAGGGCATGGCCATATTATAGAAAAGCTTGAAGAAGAAGTAAGCAAATTAAAATCAGGCGAAAGAGCAACTATAAGTGTAAAGGCAGCAGAGGGTTGTGGTGAATATAATAATGAAGCCATTCAGTCGTTACCAAAAGAGCAATTTGCTGGTATAGATTTGCATGAAGGAATGGAACTTTTTGGTCAAAATGAGGATGGCTCAAGCGTTCGTGTTATTGTTAAAGAGATCAGAGATGATGAAGTGACAGTTGATTTTAATCATCCATATGCTGGTAAAGATTTACTATTTAATGTTGAAGTTTTAGAAGTTAGAGATGCGACAGAAGATGAAAAAGCAACAGGCATGGTGGCTGGGGCTCATACTTGCGGTTGCGGTGGTCACGATCACGATCACGATCATGAGCATGAGTGCTGCGGGGGTCATGGACACGGGCATGGACACGGACACGAGGATGGTGGTTGCGGTTGCGGTGGACATGGACATCACCATCACTAA
- a CDS encoding OmpA family protein: protein MKKVVLASVAVATLLLSGCSSKNPEVDMNSNSNQSADNSGSMSDADRLAALIANIESQVKSVYFDFDKFNIKADQQGVVSSNASVFNQADAQALSIKVEGNCDEWGTDEYNYALGLKRAKSAKDALVRNGVSADRIAVVSFGESNPVCTDKTKACDAQNRRADFKVLP, encoded by the coding sequence ATGAAAAAAGTAGTTCTAGCAAGTGTTGCAGTTGCAACTTTATTGTTGAGCGGTTGTAGCTCAAAAAACCCTGAAGTTGATATGAATTCAAATTCAAATCAATCTGCAGACAATTCAGGTAGCATGAGCGATGCTGATAGATTAGCAGCTCTTATTGCTAATATCGAGAGTCAAGTTAAAAGTGTATACTTCGACTTTGATAAATTTAACATAAAAGCTGATCAACAAGGTGTTGTTAGCTCAAATGCATCAGTATTCAACCAAGCTGACGCCCAAGCTCTTTCTATAAAAGTAGAAGGTAACTGCGATGAGTGGGGTACAGATGAGTATAACTATGCTCTTGGTTTAAAACGTGCTAAAAGTGCTAAAGATGCTCTTGTAAGAAATGGCGTTAGTGCTGATAGAATCGCTGTAGTTAGCTTTGGCGAAAGCAATCCAGTTTGCACAGATAAAACAAAAGCTTGCGATGCTCAAAATAGACGTGCAGATTTCAAAGTACTTCCATAA
- the tolB gene encoding Tol-Pal system protein TolB, whose protein sequence is MKKIFLFLCVALGLYAADATISVVNQGIALPKIALQDATTAVSDMGFKDKFFKIMLGDLKVSSDFEVIEDHVPSTYEGDATTNTMSDKGVELIFRYALEGSMGSPLTLRVKLINAKTATTRYEKVYTMPDGAKYPFLAHKSIVELTNELNLPPVGWMEKFIILSKYTSARQSSIIVADYTLTYQKTIVSGGLNIFPKWAGADQSKFYYTSYVNNKPTLFRYDLNSGTKTKIIDSIGMLIASDVSKDGSKILLTMAPKDQPDIFIYNTNSKNLTQITNYPGIDVNGNFVDNDSKIVFVSDRLGYPNVFATPAISGGSVEQMVFHGKNNNSVSTFENYVVYSSREASGSFNIYLISTQTDFIRQLTANGKNNYPRFSSDGQSVVFIKELGGQSSLGVVRLNENRSFQFPLKVGKIQSIDW, encoded by the coding sequence ATGAAGAAAATTTTTCTTTTTTTATGTGTTGCTCTAGGGCTTTATGCTGCTGATGCAACCATATCTGTTGTAAATCAAGGTATTGCCTTGCCAAAGATAGCTTTGCAAGATGCAACAACTGCTGTTAGCGATATGGGTTTTAAAGACAAATTCTTTAAAATCATGCTAGGAGATCTAAAGGTTAGTTCCGATTTTGAAGTAATCGAAGACCATGTGCCTTCTACCTATGAAGGGGATGCGACTACTAATACAATGAGTGATAAAGGCGTCGAGCTTATCTTTAGATATGCACTTGAAGGCTCTATGGGCTCACCTCTTACTTTAAGAGTAAAACTGATAAACGCTAAAACAGCAACTACAAGATATGAGAAGGTTTACACTATGCCAGACGGCGCAAAGTATCCGTTTTTGGCGCATAAAAGTATAGTTGAGCTTACTAATGAGCTAAATTTACCACCAGTTGGCTGGATGGAAAAATTTATTATTCTTTCAAAATATACTTCAGCTCGCCAAAGCTCTATCATAGTTGCTGATTATACACTTACATATCAAAAGACCATAGTAAGTGGCGGTCTAAACATTTTCCCAAAATGGGCAGGAGCCGATCAAAGTAAATTTTACTATACATCTTATGTGAATAATAAGCCAACTTTATTTAGATATGATCTAAATTCTGGTACAAAAACGAAGATAATTGATAGCATTGGCATGCTTATAGCCTCAGATGTTAGTAAGGATGGAAGTAAAATTCTATTAACTATGGCACCAAAAGATCAACCAGATATCTTTATCTATAATACAAATAGTAAAAATTTGACGCAGATTACTAATTATCCAGGTATAGATGTAAATGGAAATTTTGTAGATAATGATAGTAAGATAGTTTTTGTATCAGATAGACTTGGTTATCCTAACGTTTTTGCAACTCCTGCGATTTCTGGCGGAAGTGTTGAACAAATGGTATTTCATGGTAAAAATAACAACTCTGTAAGTACATTTGAAAATTATGTTGTTTATTCAAGTAGGGAAGCAAGCGGTAGTTTTAATATATATCTAATTTCAACTCAAACGGATTTTATACGCCAGCTTACAGCAAATGGCAAAAATAACTATCCAAGATTCTCAAGCGATGGGCAAAGTGTTGTCTTTATAAAAGAGCTTGGCGGTCAAAGTTCATTAGGGGTTGTTAGGCTAAATGAAAACAGAAGTTTTCAGTTTCCTTTAAAAGTAGGAAAAATTCAATCTATAGATTGGTAA